GCGCCCACTTTCGCCTTATTTTTAGTTTTGCTTTTAGCAACAACAACCACAGGTTCTTTCTTCTCGATATAGCCGAGGGGTTGCTCAAACTGGTTCGCACCAAAAGGGAAACAGAGTCCCAATGTCAGCATCGACGCCACCTTGCCACCTGAAGCGATCAGCCGACCATCGAGTCGTAGCAGCATCCAGTTATCACTGAGCAGATATTTTATCCCGCCACCGGCGGCGACCAGCAGATTGGCGGCGCTCTGTTGATCGTCAAAGTCGATCAAGTTGAGCCCGACCCCGAGTGCGTTATAGGGGATAAAACGCTGCGGCGGCCCGGTCTTATCGACACCAAGATGGGAAAGACCCTCCAGGCGCGCCTGCGACAAGGTAGCGGCGGTTCCCAAGGTTTTGCCCACAAACGCTTCGACGCTCAAGGGTTGACTGATGCGGAAATCGAGACCGATCCCGGTGAGCAACGCGCTGTCCAGATCTCGATAGCCATTGGTGAGGTAATAACCAACTTGCGGAGTCAGCGTCATCTCGCCGGGCTGAAAAGAGGCAAA
This Desulfuromonadaceae bacterium DNA region includes the following protein-coding sequences:
- a CDS encoding porin family protein, yielding MKIFYLLFSGIAGLSLFVSPAFASFQPGEMTLTPQVGYYLTNGYRDLDSALLTGIGLDFRISQPLSVEAFVGKTLGTAATLSQARLEGLSHLGVDKTGPPQRFIPYNALGVGLNLIDFDDQQSAANLLVAAGGGIKYLLSDNWMLLRLDGRLIASGGKVASMLTLGLCFPFGANQFEQPLGYIEKKEPVVVVAKSKTKNKAKVGA